The proteins below come from a single Trichocoleus sp. genomic window:
- a CDS encoding alpha/beta fold hydrolase, which translates to MTTQISASAAQASALNYLTWNWRGHEICYTVQGEGIPLVLIHGFGASIGHWRQNIPVLAAGGYKVFALDLLGFGRSDKPITLSYELELWQDLLKEFWEAQIQEPAIFIGNSIGALLSLMVLTHHPEITRGGVLLNAAGGLNHRPEELAPPLRLMMGTFNKLVTSQVLGTFLFNLIRQKPRLRRTLMQVYRDRNAVTDELIDLIHEPSCHPNAQKVFAAILAAPPGPRPETLLPQITQPLLILWGEADPWTPISGAKLYQDLAEQNDRVQFISIPDTGHCPHDERPDVVNAHILNWLNATTQTTL; encoded by the coding sequence GTGACAACTCAAATTTCTGCTTCTGCCGCTCAAGCTTCTGCACTCAACTATCTCACCTGGAATTGGCGAGGGCATGAGATCTGTTATACCGTTCAGGGCGAAGGAATTCCCCTGGTACTGATTCATGGCTTTGGTGCTTCAATCGGTCACTGGCGGCAAAATATTCCGGTGCTGGCAGCAGGTGGATATAAAGTGTTCGCGCTCGATTTATTGGGTTTTGGACGATCGGACAAGCCGATTACGTTGAGCTATGAACTCGAACTCTGGCAAGATCTGCTGAAGGAATTTTGGGAAGCTCAAATTCAGGAACCCGCGATTTTCATTGGCAACTCGATCGGCGCACTCCTTAGCCTCATGGTGCTGACACATCATCCTGAAATCACCAGAGGCGGGGTTTTACTGAATGCAGCGGGCGGGCTAAACCATCGACCAGAAGAACTTGCTCCTCCTTTGCGTCTGATGATGGGAACCTTCAACAAGCTTGTGACCTCTCAGGTGCTTGGCACATTTCTCTTTAATCTAATCCGCCAAAAACCACGGTTGCGCCGCACGCTAATGCAGGTCTACCGCGATCGAAATGCTGTCACTGACGAACTCATTGATCTGATTCACGAACCCTCCTGCCACCCCAATGCCCAAAAAGTCTTTGCGGCAATTCTCGCAGCCCCACCTGGACCCAGACCCGAAACTCTCCTGCCCCAAATTACCCAACCCCTCCTCATTCTCTGGGGCGAAGCTGATCCCTGGACTCCCATTAGCGGTGCAAAACTCTATCAGGATCTGGCAGAACAGAACGATCGCGTCCAGTTCATCTCGATCCCCGATACCGGACACTGCCCCCACGATGAACGCCCTGATGTGGTGAACGCTCACATCCTCAATTGGCTCAACGCCACAACTCAAACGACCCTTTAA
- the rseP gene encoding RIP metalloprotease RseP has protein sequence MSVLATIGVLALLITVHELGHFLAARLQGIYANRFSIGFGPILLKYQGRQTEYALRAIPLGGFVGFPDDDPDSDIPPNDPNLLKNRPVLDRAIVISAGVIANLVFAYFVFVAQFTTLGIPEKFDYQPGVVVPEIISQDSPAAQAGVKAGDVILKVNDQPLEASETAIKSLMETIRQSPNQPVEFTVQRGNQQIDIDVTPKAGDDGVARIGVQLAPNVTATKYRRPSSIFEVLGLAASQFQGMFLATVKGFYTLITNFSAMANQVAGPVKIVEQGAGLVASNAGSLFPFTAIISINLAIINILPLPALDGGQLAFLLIEGLRGKPLPNRIQENVMQTGLVLLLGLGLFLIVRDTTQLAIFQRLFQ, from the coding sequence ATGTCAGTATTAGCGACGATCGGAGTTCTTGCCCTTTTGATTACGGTGCATGAGTTAGGGCATTTCTTAGCGGCTCGGCTGCAAGGAATTTATGCCAACCGTTTTTCGATCGGCTTTGGTCCAATTTTGTTGAAATATCAGGGGCGGCAGACCGAATATGCCCTGAGAGCAATTCCCCTGGGTGGGTTTGTTGGCTTTCCTGATGATGATCCAGATAGCGATATTCCTCCGAATGACCCCAATCTGCTGAAAAACCGTCCGGTGCTCGATCGGGCGATCGTGATTAGTGCAGGCGTTATTGCGAATCTGGTCTTTGCCTATTTCGTCTTCGTCGCGCAGTTCACCACGCTGGGCATTCCTGAAAAGTTTGATTATCAGCCTGGAGTCGTTGTCCCAGAGATTATTTCTCAGGATTCTCCGGCAGCGCAGGCAGGTGTGAAAGCAGGCGATGTGATCTTAAAGGTGAATGACCAGCCGCTCGAAGCCTCGGAAACTGCGATTAAGTCTTTGATGGAAACGATTCGGCAAAGTCCAAATCAACCTGTAGAATTCACGGTTCAGCGGGGCAATCAGCAGATTGATATTGATGTGACCCCTAAGGCAGGGGATGATGGCGTTGCCCGGATCGGCGTTCAGCTTGCTCCCAATGTCACTGCTACAAAATATCGTCGTCCCAGCAGCATCTTTGAGGTTCTAGGTCTTGCCGCAAGCCAGTTTCAGGGGATGTTTTTAGCGACGGTAAAAGGCTTCTACACGCTGATTACAAACTTCTCCGCGATGGCGAATCAGGTTGCTGGTCCCGTCAAAATTGTGGAACAGGGTGCAGGTCTTGTTGCCTCAAATGCTGGAAGCCTCTTCCCCTTCACTGCCATTATCAGCATCAATCTTGCCATCATCAATATCCTACCGCTCCCAGCACTAGACGGTGGACAACTCGCTTTCCTGCTAATCGAAGGATTGCGCGGCAAACCACTGCCCAACCGCATTCAGGAAAACGTGATGCAAACTGGTCTGGTACTCCTGCTCGGACTTGGCCTTTTCCTCATTGTTCGTGACACTACTCAACTCGCGATTTTCCAGCGACTTTTCCAGTAG
- the rpsP gene encoding 30S ribosomal protein S16, whose translation MIKLRLKRFGKKFEASYRIVAVNSTSRRDGRALEELGFYNPRTDEVRLDAEAINRRLQQGAQPTKTVRHLLEKAEILQRTAPAQQKSPA comes from the coding sequence ATGATCAAGCTGCGCTTAAAGCGGTTCGGCAAAAAATTTGAAGCAAGCTACCGGATTGTAGCGGTGAATAGCACCTCCCGCCGTGATGGTCGCGCCCTCGAAGAATTGGGCTTCTATAACCCCAGAACCGACGAAGTTCGTCTCGATGCTGAAGCGATTAACCGTCGCCTCCAGCAAGGGGCACAACCCACTAAGACCGTTCGTCACCTGCTTGAAAAAGCAGAAATCCTTCAACGTACTGCTCCTGCACAACAAAAGTCGCCTGCATAA
- the nth gene encoding endonuclease III, with amino-acid sequence MRLRSLSARKQQALEILIRLKRLYPEAPCTLDYETPVQLLVATILSAQCTDERVNKVTPALFGRFPDAPALAGAELSEIEELVRSTGFYRNKAKNIQAACHLIATKHNGKVPQRMEELLELPGVARKTANVVLAHAFGINAGVTVDTHVKRLTQRLGLTKQTEPLKIEQDLMKLLPQPDWENWSIRVIYHGRAVCNARNPACGICELADLCPSVDRTKITPPPLPTLDFKPEAFTSKAVESA; translated from the coding sequence GTGAGACTACGCAGCCTTTCAGCCCGAAAACAGCAGGCGCTCGAAATCCTGATTCGATTAAAGCGGCTCTATCCTGAAGCTCCCTGCACCCTCGACTACGAAACCCCAGTTCAACTGCTCGTTGCAACAATTCTCTCTGCCCAATGCACCGATGAGCGAGTCAACAAGGTTACACCTGCTTTGTTTGGACGTTTTCCGGATGCACCAGCCTTAGCGGGCGCTGAACTCAGTGAAATTGAAGAACTCGTTCGCTCCACAGGCTTCTATCGCAACAAAGCCAAAAATATTCAGGCAGCCTGTCATCTGATTGCCACAAAGCACAACGGAAAAGTGCCACAACGGATGGAAGAACTGCTGGAACTGCCGGGAGTTGCTCGCAAAACGGCAAATGTCGTACTGGCTCATGCTTTTGGCATCAACGCAGGGGTAACAGTTGATACGCATGTTAAACGACTCACCCAACGCCTGGGACTAACAAAGCAAACAGAGCCGCTTAAGATCGAGCAAGACTTGATGAAGCTGCTGCCTCAGCCTGACTGGGAGAACTGGTCGATCCGGGTCATTTATCACGGTCGTGCCGTTTGCAATGCTCGCAATCCAGCTTGTGGCATTTGCGAATTGGCTGATCTGTGCCCCTCGGTCGATCGCACTAAAATTACGCCGCCTCCCCTGCCCACACTAGACTTTAAGCCCGAAGCCTTTACCTCTAAAGCCGTAGAATCTGCTTGA
- a CDS encoding ferredoxin family protein, which yields MPHTIVTNVCEGVADCVDACPVACIHPGPSKNTKGTDWYWIDFSTCIDCGICLQVCPVDGAIVPEERPDLQNTPK from the coding sequence ATGCCGCATACGATCGTGACGAATGTTTGTGAAGGCGTTGCCGATTGCGTAGACGCTTGTCCGGTTGCCTGTATTCATCCAGGTCCTAGTAAGAACACGAAGGGAACCGACTGGTATTGGATCGACTTCTCAACCTGTATCGACTGCGGAATTTGCTTACAAGTTTGCCCAGTGGATGGAGCGATCGTGCCGGAAGAACGCCCGGATTTGCAGAATACGCCAAAATAA
- a CDS encoding ABC transporter ATP-binding protein, translated as MLAVENVHAGYVKDLDILQGVNFKITPGELVVVIGPNGAGKSTLAKTIFGLLTPHQGSITFQGQKITGLKSNQIVQRGMCYVPQISNVFPSLTVEENLEMGAFVRAGSLKTLKDHIFAMFPRLVERRKQRAGTLSGGERQQLAMGRALMLQPSLLILDEPSAALSPQLVNSVFELIQQINQGGTSIMLVEQNARKALAMADRGYVLETGRDRFEGRGVDLLNDPKVGELYLGVGSH; from the coding sequence CTGCTTGCAGTTGAAAACGTTCATGCTGGCTATGTCAAAGATCTAGACATCCTGCAAGGGGTAAACTTCAAAATTACTCCCGGGGAATTGGTGGTTGTGATTGGTCCAAATGGGGCTGGAAAATCAACTTTGGCGAAGACAATTTTTGGGCTGCTAACACCCCATCAAGGCAGCATTACCTTCCAGGGTCAGAAGATTACGGGGCTGAAGTCGAACCAGATTGTGCAGCGGGGAATGTGCTATGTACCGCAGATTTCCAATGTGTTCCCTTCGCTGACGGTGGAAGAGAACTTAGAAATGGGGGCATTTGTCCGGGCTGGCTCTCTCAAAACGCTAAAAGACCATATTTTTGCCATGTTTCCGCGTCTGGTTGAGCGCCGTAAGCAACGAGCAGGAACGCTTTCGGGTGGTGAGAGACAGCAATTAGCCATGGGACGAGCCTTGATGCTGCAACCAAGTTTGTTGATTCTGGATGAGCCTTCGGCTGCCCTATCACCGCAATTAGTCAATAGCGTGTTTGAGTTAATTCAGCAGATCAACCAGGGGGGAACCTCGATCATGCTGGTGGAGCAGAATGCTCGAAAAGCTCTGGCGATGGCAGATCGAGGCTATGTGCTGGAGACAGGACGCGATCGATTTGAAGGACGCGGCGTTGATTTGCTGAACGATCCCAAAGTCGGAGAACTCTACTTGGGCGTGGGGAGTCACTAA
- the rpsN gene encoding 30S ribosomal protein S14 codes for MAKKSMVEREKKRQKLVDKYAEKRADLLEQFSQATNQQEKLAIHRQIQQLPRNSSQTRLRNRCWLTGRPRGYYRDFGLSRHVLREMAHQGLLPGVVKSSW; via the coding sequence ATGGCTAAAAAGAGCATGGTCGAGCGTGAGAAAAAACGCCAAAAGCTGGTTGATAAGTACGCTGAAAAAAGAGCAGACCTACTGGAACAGTTTTCTCAGGCAACCAATCAGCAAGAGAAGCTGGCAATTCACCGTCAGATTCAACAGCTACCGCGCAATAGTTCCCAGACTCGTCTGCGGAATCGCTGCTGGCTCACGGGTCGTCCAAGAGGTTACTATCGGGATTTTGGTTTGTCCCGTCACGTTCTGCGGGAAATGGCGCACCAGGGCTTGCTGCCAGGTGTGGTTAAGTCAAGCTGGTAG
- a CDS encoding lipase produces MPLPTVILPGYLAGAAPYQEMEAALRSLNIPVMTVPLRRRHWVPTIGGRSMLPILAQLDQTVKRLMQETGSDRINLVGHSAGGWICRIYLGEVPYDVHPGDRDQTCIWKAHPQVETLVTLGTPHVSQERWTKRNLDFVKTHYPGAFYLQVKYVCVAGKALYGQRDWSGWFTYSSYELTCGQGDCWGDGVTPIEAAHLEGATNLTLEDVLHSPRPGKRWYGSPEVVKAWAIYLQ; encoded by the coding sequence ATGCCCCTCCCCACCGTCATTCTCCCCGGATACCTCGCTGGTGCAGCCCCTTATCAGGAAATGGAAGCTGCCCTTCGATCGCTCAACATTCCGGTGATGACCGTTCCTTTACGTCGCCGTCATTGGGTGCCTACAATTGGCGGTCGATCGATGCTGCCAATCCTGGCTCAACTTGATCAGACGGTCAAACGGTTGATGCAGGAAACTGGGAGCGATCGAATCAACTTAGTAGGGCATTCAGCGGGAGGCTGGATCTGCCGCATTTATTTGGGTGAAGTGCCTTATGATGTGCATCCTGGCGATCGGGATCAGACCTGTATCTGGAAAGCACATCCACAAGTCGAAACTTTGGTGACGCTCGGCACACCGCATGTCAGCCAGGAACGCTGGACAAAGCGCAATCTGGATTTTGTCAAAACTCACTATCCAGGCGCGTTTTATTTGCAGGTTAAATATGTCTGTGTGGCAGGCAAGGCGCTCTATGGTCAGCGTGACTGGTCTGGTTGGTTTACTTACAGCAGCTATGAGTTGACTTGTGGACAGGGAGATTGCTGGGGAGATGGAGTAACGCCGATCGAAGCGGCACACCTAGAAGGCGCAACCAATTTGACGCTGGAAGATGTGCTGCATTCGCCTCGCCCTGGCAAGCGCTGGTATGGCTCTCCAGAGGTCGTTAAAGCCTGGGCAATCTACTTGCAATAG
- a CDS encoding KH domain-containing protein has product MQTAPDSHSSPSPSQSASPNYERLVRFLVEPFLDSPDSLRLDCEVSPRTARVLIRLAIEGEDKGRVFGRGGRNIQAIRTVIQAVAQAAGQAAHIEIFGGHSIGREHTPKDSFSDEQSPERSDDRAVPRPQPAKRAPQPRPR; this is encoded by the coding sequence ATGCAAACTGCGCCTGATTCTCATTCCTCTCCATCACCCAGTCAATCTGCTAGCCCAAACTATGAGCGGTTAGTACGGTTTCTGGTGGAACCTTTTCTTGATTCTCCTGATTCGTTGCGTCTGGACTGTGAAGTTTCACCTCGCACTGCTCGCGTGCTGATCCGGTTGGCGATCGAAGGAGAAGACAAAGGACGGGTTTTTGGACGGGGAGGACGAAACATTCAGGCGATCAGAACCGTGATTCAGGCAGTCGCCCAGGCTGCGGGACAGGCAGCCCATATTGAGATTTTTGGGGGGCATTCTATCGGACGAGAGCATACCCCCAAGGATTCTTTCTCGGATGAGCAATCTCCAGAGCGATCAGACGATCGAGCCGTTCCACGTCCTCAACCAGCAAAACGCGCTCCTCAACCCAGACCTCGCTGA
- the sbcD gene encoding exonuclease subunit SbcD, which produces MIKILHLSDIHLGSGFSHGRINPETGLNTRLEDFVQTLSRCIDRAIAEPVDLVLFGGDAFPDATPPPIVQEAFATQFRRLVDAQIPTVLLVGNHDQHSQGQGGASLCIYRTLGVPGFVVGDRLATHRIETCNGAVQIITLPWLTRSTLLTRPDTEGLSIAEVNQLLIDRLRVALEGEIRRLDPELPTVLLGHLMTDTARFGAERFLAVGKGFTVPLSMLTRPCFDYVALGHVHRHQILSEQPLIVYPGSIERVDFSEEDEEKGFVLIEVERGRSQLQFCPLPVRPFCTIRVDLSKAEDPQAELLQAIESATIQDAVVRLIYQIRSEQLDQIDNSVLNEALNLAHTYTIQPELLSQLARPRLPELGTGHRVAPLDALKTYLENQPHLGDIASEMLDAAQFLLATDAEEWMAAIDSTIEFHEVSQVKVPEEQLRLL; this is translated from the coding sequence ATGATTAAAATCCTCCATCTTTCGGATATTCACCTCGGCAGTGGTTTTTCTCACGGACGCATCAACCCCGAAACTGGTTTGAATACCCGCCTGGAAGACTTCGTGCAAACCCTGAGTCGCTGTATCGATCGCGCCATTGCCGAACCCGTAGATTTGGTACTGTTTGGGGGAGATGCCTTTCCCGATGCCACACCGCCGCCGATCGTTCAGGAAGCCTTTGCCACTCAGTTCCGCCGCTTAGTGGATGCCCAAATTCCGACTGTCTTACTGGTGGGCAATCATGATCAGCATTCCCAGGGGCAGGGGGGCGCGAGCCTTTGTATTTATCGGACATTGGGCGTACCTGGCTTTGTGGTTGGCGATCGACTGGCAACCCATCGAATTGAGACGTGCAATGGGGCAGTCCAAATTATCACCTTGCCCTGGCTGACTCGCTCGACACTGTTGACCCGTCCTGATACTGAAGGGCTTTCGATCGCAGAAGTCAATCAACTTTTAATCGATCGATTGAGAGTGGCTTTGGAAGGAGAAATTCGTCGCCTCGACCCAGAGCTGCCAACGGTGCTATTGGGTCATTTGATGACCGATACAGCCCGCTTTGGAGCAGAGCGTTTTTTGGCGGTGGGAAAGGGGTTTACAGTTCCCTTGTCAATGTTGACTCGTCCTTGCTTCGACTATGTGGCGCTGGGTCACGTGCATCGGCATCAAATTCTCTCGGAACAGCCTTTGATTGTCTATCCAGGCAGCATTGAGCGGGTCGATTTCAGCGAAGAGGATGAGGAGAAGGGGTTTGTTTTGATTGAGGTGGAGCGAGGTCGATCGCAGCTTCAGTTTTGTCCCCTACCCGTGCGTCCGTTTTGCACCATTCGAGTTGATTTATCCAAAGCAGAAGACCCGCAGGCGGAGTTATTGCAGGCGATTGAGTCAGCCACAATTCAGGATGCAGTCGTGCGATTGATTTATCAGATTCGATCGGAACAGCTTGATCAAATCGATAATTCTGTTTTGAATGAAGCACTGAACCTGGCGCATACCTATACGATTCAGCCAGAATTGCTCAGCCAGCTTGCCCGTCCGCGCTTGCCAGAGTTGGGGACTGGTCATCGAGTTGCCCCACTTGATGCCTTAAAGACCTATCTAGAAAATCAGCCTCATCTCGGCGATATTGCTTCTGAAATGCTGGATGCAGCCCAGTTTCTACTGGCAACTGACGCAGAAGAATGGATGGCAGCGATCGACTCAACTATTGAATTCCACGAAGTTTCTCAGGTTAAGGTTCCAGAAGAACAGCTGCGCTTACTTTGA
- a CDS encoding 16S rRNA (cytosine(967)-C(5))-methyltransferase: MTVSSRQLAFLALRSIAAGAYADIALDRVLQEELSQVDRRFLTELVYGSVRRQRTLDTLIDQLAKKPAHQQPPDLRLILHLGLYQLRYLTQVPVSAAVDTTVELAKQNGLKGLAGFVNGLLRQYVRLEQQGTENRQQEEAIQQGGISSRQGLIRREQHPLPVLPTDPIARLGIQYSYPDWIVQLWQEEFGLAETEKLCKWFNQPPHIDLRINPLKTSIAQVEAAMLDAGIQVTRLPNLPQGLRLPSAVGAIQRLPGFEAGWWTVQDSSAQLVSHLLDPQPGETVIDACAAPGGKTTHQAELMQDQGIIWACDRYASRLKKLQQNAKRLQLRSIQICSGDSRDQTQFVNQADRLLLDAPCSGLGTLHRHADARWRQTPETVKELAPLQAELLNATAAWVKPGGCLVYATCTLNSVENEAIVTAFLEKHLNWQIDRPSHNHPAAAFVMPQGWLKVLPHQHNMDGFFMVRLQRVD; the protein is encoded by the coding sequence ATGACGGTTTCTTCTCGGCAATTGGCTTTCCTGGCGCTCCGATCGATTGCTGCGGGTGCTTACGCGGACATTGCACTCGATCGCGTGTTGCAGGAGGAACTCAGCCAGGTCGATCGACGGTTTCTTACAGAATTGGTTTATGGCAGCGTTCGTCGTCAGAGAACTCTAGATACCCTCATTGATCAATTGGCGAAGAAGCCTGCTCACCAACAACCGCCAGATTTGCGGCTTATTCTGCACCTTGGACTCTATCAGCTGCGGTATTTGACCCAGGTTCCAGTTTCGGCAGCAGTAGATACAACAGTTGAGTTAGCAAAACAGAATGGCTTGAAGGGGCTGGCGGGATTTGTCAATGGGCTGCTGCGGCAGTATGTGCGATTGGAGCAACAGGGAACGGAGAACAGGCAACAGGAGGAGGCAATCCAGCAAGGGGGAATTTCCAGCCGCCAAGGATTGATTCGTCGAGAGCAGCACCCGCTTCCAGTTCTGCCGACTGACCCGATCGCCCGTTTGGGCATCCAGTACAGCTATCCGGATTGGATTGTGCAGTTGTGGCAGGAGGAGTTTGGTCTAGCGGAAACGGAGAAGTTGTGTAAATGGTTTAATCAGCCACCTCACATTGATCTGCGAATTAATCCACTCAAAACATCGATCGCCCAAGTGGAGGCTGCAATGCTTGATGCTGGCATTCAGGTGACGCGGTTGCCCAACTTGCCGCAGGGATTGCGTTTGCCGTCGGCTGTAGGAGCCATTCAGCGATTGCCAGGATTTGAGGCTGGCTGGTGGACAGTGCAGGATAGCAGCGCCCAACTGGTGAGCCATTTGCTTGATCCGCAGCCTGGAGAAACGGTAATCGATGCTTGCGCGGCTCCAGGGGGTAAGACAACTCATCAGGCAGAACTGATGCAGGATCAAGGTATCATTTGGGCTTGCGATCGATATGCTTCGCGGCTCAAAAAGCTGCAGCAGAACGCCAAGCGACTACAACTGCGATCGATTCAAATCTGTTCGGGAGATAGCCGGGATCAGACTCAGTTTGTCAATCAAGCCGATCGTCTGTTGCTGGATGCACCCTGCTCTGGGCTAGGAACACTGCATCGTCACGCAGATGCTCGCTGGCGGCAAACGCCGGAAACAGTCAAGGAACTGGCTCCGCTGCAAGCAGAATTGCTCAACGCAACGGCAGCCTGGGTGAAACCGGGTGGGTGTTTAGTTTATGCTACCTGCACGTTAAATTCTGTTGAGAATGAAGCGATCGTCACAGCGTTTTTAGAAAAGCACCTAAACTGGCAGATCGATCGTCCTTCTCATAACCATCCCGCTGCTGCTTTTGTCATGCCTCAGGGCTGGCTGAAAGTGCTGCCGCATCAGCACAATATGGACGGATTTTTTATGGTGCGGTTACAGAGAGTTGACTGA
- a CDS encoding PhoH family protein has protein sequence MGTTLTIELPTPASAIALAGPQEENLKRLSQQTGASLVLRGQSLLISGTEKQIELCEQLVRSLEPYWSQEKNITGVDILTARHALNTDRQDELQAIQKDVVARTRKGEEIRAKTFHQRQYIEAIRNNDLIFCIGPAGTGKTYLAAMVAVQALLSNQYERLILTRPAVEAGEKLGFLPGDLQQKVNPYLRPLYDALYEMIDPEKIANLMERGIIEVAPIAYMRGRTLNNSFVILDEAQNTTPGQMKMVLTRLGFRSRMVVTGDITQTDLPSYQESGLAVSQRILQNVEGIAFCKLTKADVVRHPLVQRIVAAYEDFEKVRS, from the coding sequence ATGGGAACAACCCTGACGATTGAACTTCCTACCCCCGCAAGTGCGATTGCTTTAGCGGGACCACAGGAGGAAAACCTGAAGCGATTGAGCCAGCAGACTGGGGCCTCCCTGGTATTGCGCGGACAGTCTTTGTTAATTTCAGGAACCGAAAAGCAAATTGAACTTTGCGAACAACTGGTTCGGTCGCTAGAGCCTTATTGGAGTCAGGAAAAGAACATTACGGGTGTTGATATCCTGACAGCACGCCATGCCTTGAACACCGATCGCCAGGATGAGCTGCAGGCAATCCAGAAAGATGTGGTCGCTCGGACGCGCAAAGGCGAAGAGATCCGGGCCAAGACATTCCATCAGCGGCAATACATTGAGGCAATCCGCAACAATGATCTGATTTTTTGTATTGGTCCAGCCGGAACTGGAAAAACCTATTTAGCGGCAATGGTCGCTGTCCAGGCATTGTTGTCAAACCAATATGAACGGCTGATTCTTACCCGTCCCGCAGTTGAAGCAGGCGAAAAATTAGGCTTTTTGCCGGGGGATTTGCAGCAAAAGGTGAATCCTTACCTGCGTCCGCTGTATGACGCGCTTTATGAAATGATTGATCCCGAAAAAATTGCCAATTTGATGGAACGAGGCATTATTGAAGTCGCGCCGATCGCTTATATGCGAGGTCGAACCCTCAATAATTCGTTTGTGATTTTGGATGAGGCGCAAAATACAACGCCTGGACAGATGAAAATGGTGCTGACGCGTCTGGGATTTCGATCGCGCATGGTCGTTACGGGAGACATCACCCAAACGGATTTGCCATCCTATCAAGAATCGGGTTTAGCAGTTTCGCAGCGCATTTTGCAAAACGTTGAGGGCATTGCCTTTTGTAAGCTGACAAAAGCGGACGTAGTAAGGCATCCTCTGGTACAGCGCATTGTTGCTGCCTATGAGGATTTTGAAAAGGTGCGATCGTAA
- the fetB gene encoding iron export ABC transporter permease subunit FetB has protein sequence MNGLIELDLVKMGFALGLMLIAIGLSAWQRLSLEWSLAMATGRTIVQLTVVGYLLQIVFALNNPWAVLAVIGVMVSIAAIVARNRISKKIPALLPIVGGSILISTALTLAYVNLLVLRPDPWFEPQYLIPIAGILLGNAMNAAAIGGERFVSTINNNRLEIETHLSLGATPQQATAQYRREAIKSGLIPTLNSMMVVGIVTLPGIITGQILSGVNPLDAALYQMLIMFILAITTLMTTILLIQGLDRQFFNSAAQLVLH, from the coding sequence ATGAACGGGCTAATTGAACTCGACCTCGTAAAAATGGGCTTTGCGTTGGGCTTAATGCTCATCGCGATCGGGCTTTCGGCTTGGCAGCGATTGAGCCTGGAGTGGAGTCTGGCAATGGCAACCGGACGGACGATCGTGCAATTGACGGTGGTGGGATACTTGCTGCAAATCGTATTTGCGCTCAACAACCCCTGGGCAGTGCTGGCGGTGATTGGCGTCATGGTTTCGATCGCAGCGATCGTAGCTCGAAATCGGATTAGCAAAAAAATCCCGGCTCTCTTACCAATTGTGGGCGGCTCAATTTTGATTAGCACTGCCCTGACGCTGGCTTATGTGAATCTGCTGGTGCTGCGTCCTGATCCCTGGTTTGAACCTCAGTACCTGATTCCTATTGCCGGGATTCTGCTCGGTAACGCGATGAATGCAGCGGCGATCGGCGGCGAGCGTTTTGTCAGCACGATTAATAACAATCGCCTTGAAATTGAAACTCACTTGAGCTTAGGGGCAACTCCTCAACAGGCAACCGCCCAATATCGTCGAGAAGCAATTAAATCTGGGCTCATCCCAACGCTTAATTCAATGATGGTTGTTGGAATCGTTACCCTGCCTGGAATTATTACGGGTCAAATCTTGAGCGGCGTAAACCCACTCGATGCAGCCCTTTATCAAATGCTGATTATGTTTATCCTGGCAATTACAACGCTAATGACGACAATCTTGCTGATTCAGGGACTCGATCGCCAGTTCTTCAACTCAGCGGCGCAGCTAGTCTTGCACTAA